In Drosophila yakuba strain Tai18E2 chromosome X, Prin_Dyak_Tai18E2_2.1, whole genome shotgun sequence, a single genomic region encodes these proteins:
- the LOC120321193 gene encoding uncharacterized protein LOC120321193: MVSFPNLNSNFCLVDQFVRGFWTIITTMTDLLPRLLVLLLVCASVSTSPMLYKLNPEEKYEADLVPVSSTVIPLTVLEVSYGAGGKPSEEYKAAYLRKLRKQVLQRTENVGVGAGVGEDDEDILITVKSQKLEKAKVKAVPATQAD, from the exons ATGGTGAGTTtcccaaatttaaattcaaacttTTGCTTAGTCGACCAGTTTGTGCGTGGCTTTTGGACCATCATCACCACTATGACCGATCTTCTGCCGCGCTTGCTGGTTCTGCTGCTGGTCTGTGCCAGCGTCTCCACCTCTCCGATGCTGTACAAACTGAATCCCGAAGAGAAGTACGAGGCAG ACCTGGTGCCTGTCTCCTCCACCGTGATTCCACTGACAGTGCTGGAGGTGAGCTACGGAGCAGGTGGAAAGCCCAGCGAGGAGTACAAAGCGGCCTACCTTCGTAAGCTGCGCAAACAGGTGCTTCAGCGGACAGAGAACGTGGGCGTCGGCGCTGGCGTGGGCGAGGACGACGAAGATATCCTGATCACAG TGAAGTCACAGAAGCTGGAGAAGGCCAAAGTCAAGGCCGTTCCAGCCACGCAGGCGGACTGA
- the LOC120321172 gene encoding BTB/POZ domain-containing protein KCTD5 gives MSTVFINSRKSPNVLKKQGTDQWVKLNVGGTYFLTTKTTLSRDPNSFLSRLIQEDCDLISDRDETGAYLIDRDPKYFAPVLNYLRHGKLVIDGVSEEGVLEEAEFYNVTQLIALLKECILHRDQRPQADKKRVYRVLQCREQELTQMISTLSDGWRFEQLISTSAQQYTNYGPFENNEFLCVVSKECGTTAGRELELNDRAKVLQQKGSRILGI, from the exons atGAGCACGGTGTTCATAAACTCGCGAAAGAGCCCCAACGTGCTGAAAAAACAGGGCACCGACCAGTGGGTCAAGCTGAACGTGGGCGGCACCTACTTCCTCACCACCAAGACGACGCTCTCCCGTGACCCAAATTCGTTCCTCTCCCGTCTGATTCAGGAGGACTGCGACTTGATATCGGATCGG GACGAGACAGGAGCCTACCTGATCGACAGAGACCCGAAATACTTTGCACCCGTGCTCAACTATCTGCGCCACGGCAAGCTGGTGATCGATGGCGTCTCCGAGGAAGGCGTCTTGGAGGAGGCTGAGTTCTACAACGTGACACAGCTGATAGCGCTGCTGAAGGAGTGCATCCTGCACAGGGATCAG CGACCGCAAGCGGACAAGAAGCGCGTTTATCGCGTGCTGCAGTGCCGCGAGCAGGAACTAACCCAG ATGATCTCAACGCTGTCGGACGGCTGGAGGTTCGAGCAGCTCATCAGCACATCAGCTCAACAGTACACGAACTACGGGCCCTTCGAAAACAATGAGTTCCTGTGCGTGGTCTCCAAAGAGTGTGGCACGACGGCCGGGCGGGAGCTGGAGCTCAACGACCGGGCCAAGGTCCTGCAGCAGAAGGGATCGCGAAT TCTTGGAATTTAA